A region of Moorena sp. SIOASIH DNA encodes the following proteins:
- a CDS encoding IS607 family transposase produces MALIPLRKAVELTGLSKNTLRKYADNGTIKCEKTPGGTRLFDVESLLTFGRSQASSQSSQFTICYCRVSSTKQKDDLARQIAYLHSLFPEAEIIFDIGSGLNYKRKGLRTILERIVRGDQLTIVVACRDRLTRFGFELIEYLVGINAGKILVLDQPESCPESELTADLLSIIHVFSCRVHGLRKYGKKIKEDSSVPKL; encoded by the coding sequence ATGGCACTCATTCCACTCCGTAAGGCGGTCGAACTTACGGGACTCTCCAAAAATACATTAAGGAAATACGCGGATAATGGAACGATTAAGTGCGAAAAGACGCCGGGAGGAACTCGACTATTCGACGTCGAAAGCTTGCTCACCTTCGGAAGAAGTCAAGCAAGTTCCCAGTCTAGTCAGTTCACAATCTGTTATTGCCGAGTCAGTTCTACTAAACAAAAAGACGACCTCGCCCGCCAAATCGCATACCTCCATTCACTCTTCCCGGAAGCGGAAATCATCTTTGACATCGGTTCAGGACTCAACTACAAAAGGAAAGGACTTAGAACCATACTGGAGCGAATTGTGCGCGGAGATCAGCTCACGATTGTTGTTGCCTGTAGAGACCGACTTACCCGATTCGGGTTTGAACTCATTGAGTACTTGGTCGGCATCAACGCTGGAAAAATCCTGGTTCTCGACCAACCTGAAAGCTGTCCAGAGTCAGAGCTTACCGCAGATCTTCTCTCCATCATTCACGTCTTCTCCTGTAGGGTTCACGGACTCCGGAAGTACGGGAAGAAAATCAAAGAAGATTCGAGTGTTCCTAAGCTCTGA
- a CDS encoding helix-turn-helix domain-containing protein has translation MFLSSEQRSLVRQWFGVSRYVFNKTVKILQNGEVKANWKAIKTEILNDLPEWCKVVPYQIKSIAIKDACTAVQEAKKKYKKTSLIQRVKFRSRKNPIQSCYIPKSAVSVVGIYHTKLGRLTYSENLPDNICDCRLTSNNGDYYLIVPHKVTNTKAENQGIVVALDPGVRTFITFFSEKSVGKIGHGDFSRISANMPASRQPVIKD, from the coding sequence GTGTTCCTAAGCTCTGAACAGCGCTCGCTTGTTCGGCAATGGTTTGGAGTGTCCCGCTATGTGTTCAATAAAACCGTCAAAATCCTCCAGAATGGAGAAGTAAAAGCTAACTGGAAAGCTATTAAAACCGAAATACTAAATGACCTTCCGGAGTGGTGTAAAGTAGTACCTTATCAAATCAAATCTATAGCGATAAAGGATGCTTGCACCGCTGTCCAGGAGGCCAAGAAAAAGTATAAAAAGACATCACTTATTCAACGAGTAAAATTCAGATCTCGTAAAAACCCAATCCAGTCTTGCTATATCCCAAAGTCAGCAGTTTCTGTTGTGGGGATATATCACACAAAATTAGGAAGGCTGACATATTCTGAAAATCTTCCCGATAATATTTGTGACTGCCGACTGACCAGTAACAATGGGGATTACTATCTAATTGTCCCCCACAAAGTAACTAACACAAAAGCCGAAAACCAAGGTATAGTGGTTGCTTTAGACCCTGGAGTCAGGACTTTTATTACTTTTTTTAGTGAAAAATCTGTGGGAAAGATTGGGCACGGAGATTTTTCCAGAATAAGCGCGAATATGCCAGCATCTAGACAACCTGTTATCAAGGATTAG